CCACCGAGACCGGGACGGGAAGCCCTTCGGCCTTGCCCGGCGTCCGATTCCACACCGTCACCTCATGCCCGGCGCGCGCGAACGCCGTGGCCAACGCCTGCCCCATCGGTCCGAGCCCGACTACCGCGATCCGCTGTACATCACTGTCCATGCCGCGACGCTAAAGCCTCACGTTGACGTCAGAGTCAACCCCGCGTTCTCCTGGATCCATGAAGATCGGCGAACTCTCCCGCCGCACCGGCGCCTCGATCCGCGCCCTGCGCTACTACGAGGAGCAGGGCCTGCTCGCCCCGGCCCGCCTGCCCAGCGGCTACCGCGTATACGACGACCGCAGCGTGGCGATCGTGCACCGCATCCGCGTCCTGCTCTCCGCGGGCCTGGGCTCCGCGGCCATCGCCGAGATCCTGCCGAACGTCGTCGACGACTCCGTGGTCCTCACCGGCCGCTGCCCGGAGCTGCACGAGGGACTGGCCGTCGAACGGGCCCGCATCACGCAGCAGATCCAGGACCTGGAGACGGCACGGGACATCCTCGACTCGCTCATCGGCCGACCGCTGGTGATCACCA
This genomic window from Catenulispora sp. MAP5-51 contains:
- a CDS encoding MerR family transcriptional regulator — its product is MKIGELSRRTGASIRALRYYEEQGLLAPARLPSGYRVYDDRSVAIVHRIRVLLSAGLGSAAIAEILPNVVDDSVVLTGRCPELHEGLAVERARITQQIQDLETARDILDSLIGRPLVITN